The Pseudomonas fulva 12-X sequence TGCTCGACTTGCGGAGCAGCAGCAGGGGCTGGTGGGTCGGTTCCGGGTGAGCTAGCGGATAGAAAGCCTCCAGTGCGGCTCCTGCTTACAGGAGCCGCTACTCCATTGCTGAACAGGGCAGTACCAATACGACTTGAGAGCCCTTTGCAGTCAGTCTCTGCGAGGGCGATGTTTGCTTTCTCCCTCCATCAGTCGCCGACAATTTCTAGCTACGTTAACTGCTTCATACGAGCTCGGATGAGCGCGCCGCCCGGCCAAGATTGGCCTCAAAGAACTGGAAAGCTCTAGTCAATAGCGCTGGCTAGCTGGGTTGAGCGCTGAAAGTGTAGCTAAAATCGGCGAGGCTGAAGCGAAGCGGTTGCTAAAAGTCCGTTCAGCCAAAAGGCTGAACGCAAAAAAATGGCCTTGCTCAGAGTTAGCATCGCAGCGAGGTTTACCATGGCCGCACCGTCTCAGAATCGTCAAAAGCAGGGAACTCTGGATCGTAATGGCATCATCCATGTGTCGGCGGAGGGCCTGGCGATCACTTGCTATGACAAAGAAGGACATACATTAGTTAATCTCAGGTTATCCAACCTTCAGCTTCGTAATGAAACACTCATCGCAGCCGCGATCCACCATCTCTATGGAAAAGTCCGGGACGCAGAGCCATCTGAATGACCATGGCTGAGTTGGCAAGTGGTGGCTTTGATATTGTCAGGATACGGATTAGTGGGCAGTAGCGCGCCATGCGCCCATTGAGGTGCTATGCCGCGAGTGTCTGATATTTATGCTGTTGAAATCGTCAAAGCTTTTACAGAAGGGAGCGCTGCCGACGATAATGACTCATCGTGCAACCTAATGATCGGTTAAGACGTTTAAAGGTAACTGCGCCTGTTGTGCTTCTAGTGAGGGTCACATCCTGAAAAGCCTTACCCGTGAGGAGCTTGAGTCCGAGGTTGAGCGTCTGCGCGAGGCCCTCAAAGCATATGGCGCCCAGCCTGAAACGCTGGATGAAAGTAACCGTAAAGCACAAGCAGCATCCGCCCAGAACGCAGCTCGTCAGAAGGCTGTTTTCGACAGCGCTGTCGACCTCGCGATCATCCTGACCGACCCTGCCGGCACGATTACCGGCTGGAACAGCGCAGCGGTTCATGTGATGGGCTGGAGCGCGGAGGAGATGTTCGGCCAAAGCGTGGCGCGTATCTATATCGCCCAAGATCGAGACGATGGATTGGTCGAGGCCGAGATGCAGCGCGCGCTCGAGCTGGGCTATGCCTCCAATGAGCGTTGGCACCTGCGCAAGGACGGTCAGTCTATCTGGGTATCTGGCGAGACCCTGCCGCTTTACTCGGAAAAACAGACGCACCTGGGCTTCATGACGATCCTGCGCGATCGTACCAAGGAGTACGTAGACAACCGTGCGATGGAAGAAACCAAGGAGCGTTATCGCCTGGCAGCCAAGGCGACCAATGACGCTATCTGGGATTGGGATCTGACGGCCAACCATGTTCTCTGGAATGATGCGCTTGCCGATGCTTATGGCCACTCGCTAGCTGCATTGGAATCCACTGGCGACTGGTGGTTGCAGCAGATACACCCGGATGACAGGGACCGCATCTACAACTCCATCCACGCTGTCATCGATGGCGAAGGCAGCTCTTGGAGTGATGAGTATCGCTTTTATCGTCATGACGGTTCCTACGCAGAAGTGTTAGACCGTGGCCACGTCATCCGTGGCAGTGATGGCAAGGCACTGCGCATGATCGGGGCAATGCTCGACCTCACTTCCAGGCGTAAATCGGAAACGGCGCTTCGCAAGAGCGAAGAACGTTTCAGGACGATCATGGAGACGATCGAGACCGCCTTTGCCATCGTCGAGGTCAAGTTCGATGCGCAGGATAATCCTGTCGATTACCGATTCATCGAGGTTAACCCGGCGTTTGAGCGTGAGTCGGGAGTCAACTTGCTCGGCAAGTGGGTGACCGAATATGCGCCGGAGCTGGAGCAGTTCTGGTTCGACACTTACGGGCATGTCGCTAAAACACGTGAGCCCCTTACCTTTGAAAGCTACGCCAACACCTTCGAGCGATGGTTTGACGTCAAGGCTGTGCCGGTGGGCGACCCCTCAGAGAGGCAGCTAGGCGTCTTTTTCAATGACGTTACAGCTAGGCGCAACGCACAGGAGCGCCTGCAGGCCAGCGAGGCGCTTGCCCGCCAGAATATTGAGCGCGTCCAGCTCGCATTGGCAGCAGGGGCGATCATCGGCACATGGCATTGGCACGTATTGACTGATCGTTTCACGGTGGACAAAGCATTTGCCGAAGCCTTTGGGCTTGACCCTGCACTTGGGTTCAAAGGGCTTAGCCTTGAGCAAATTATTGCGACTGTTCACCCAGATGATCGAGAGGGCGTTATTGCTGCAATCGACGACGTATTTGCCCGAGGAGGAGCTTTTTCCCATCAGTACCGCGTAAAGCGTACGGATGGGAAATATTACTGGATTGAGGCGAATGGGCGTGTCGAGCTGGCCGACGATGGCACCGCGCTGAACTTCCCAGGGGTGCTGATCGATGTTGAGGAGCGTCGAGCGCTCATGGATGAGCGAGACCGTGCGACCGCGGCGCTAAGATCGCTTAACGATACCCTGGAACAGCGCGTTGCGGAACGTACCGCAGACCTGATGAAGGCTGAGGAAAAACTGCGCCAGTCGCAAAAAATGGAAGCGGTTGGTCAGCTTACGGGTGGCCTGGCTCACGATTTCAACAATCTGCTGGCAGGGATCTCCGGGTCTTTGGAAATGATGGCTGTGCGCATCGCTCAAGGCCGAGTGGCAGAGCTGGAAAAGTATATTCTGACGGCCCAGGGCGCTTCCAGGCGCGCCGCTGCGCTGACGCACCGTCTCTTGGCGTTTTCCCGTAGGCAAACGCTCGATCCGCGCCCCACCGACGTGAATACGCTGCTGGAGGGCATGGCCGAGCTCATACAGCGTACGGTAGGCC is a genomic window containing:
- a CDS encoding PAS domain-containing hybrid sensor histidine kinase/response regulator; translation: MLKSLTREELESEVERLREALKAYGAQPETLDESNRKAQAASAQNAARQKAVFDSAVDLAIILTDPAGTITGWNSAAVHVMGWSAEEMFGQSVARIYIAQDRDDGLVEAEMQRALELGYASNERWHLRKDGQSIWVSGETLPLYSEKQTHLGFMTILRDRTKEYVDNRAMEETKERYRLAAKATNDAIWDWDLTANHVLWNDALADAYGHSLAALESTGDWWLQQIHPDDRDRIYNSIHAVIDGEGSSWSDEYRFYRHDGSYAEVLDRGHVIRGSDGKALRMIGAMLDLTSRRKSETALRKSEERFRTIMETIETAFAIVEVKFDAQDNPVDYRFIEVNPAFERESGVNLLGKWVTEYAPELEQFWFDTYGHVAKTREPLTFESYANTFERWFDVKAVPVGDPSERQLGVFFNDVTARRNAQERLQASEALARQNIERVQLALAAGAIIGTWHWHVLTDRFTVDKAFAEAFGLDPALGFKGLSLEQIIATVHPDDREGVIAAIDDVFARGGAFSHQYRVKRTDGKYYWIEANGRVELADDGTALNFPGVLIDVEERRALMDERDRATAALRSLNDTLEQRVAERTADLMKAEEKLRQSQKMEAVGQLTGGLAHDFNNLLAGISGSLEMMAVRIAQGRVAELEKYILTAQGASRRAAALTHRLLAFSRRQTLDPRPTDVNTLLEGMAELIQRTVGPSITLETVGATDIWPVKVDASQLENALLNLCINARDAMPSGGRIKIETANRWMDREVARTHDLTEGQYLALSVTDTGVGMTPEVIAKAFDPFFTTKPIGHGTGLGLSMIYGFAKQSGGQARIRSEVGVGTTLTLYLPRYFGSVDAAREELYSSAVELSERGETILVVDDEPTIRILLVEALSERGYSVIEAADSVAGLKVLRSDVHIDLLISDVGLPGGMNGRQMADAGRELRPGLKTLFITGYAANAAIGDGHLQPGMQVITKPFSVDSLITRVQELIDAE